The Arachis ipaensis cultivar K30076 chromosome B03, Araip1.1, whole genome shotgun sequence region aaaaatgaaaacatgCAGAGTGGATGAGAGACAACATTATCCAGTATCCACACATGGCATGGTAGCTTTCACCGTTTGTCTCTGATTGCAAGCAAGGAAGAAATGGCTCTAAGTCTCAACATCCTCTCACTGTGTTCCACTTCCTCTTCAACTTCTAAACCTCATATCAGAACTCCCACTTGTCATCTTGCTCCTTTCACACTCAGCTTCAAGCAACAACAATCTTCTTCTCAGAAGCTGACATTCTCATTGGCTGAATCTGTGTCTGGTGCCACCCTTGCTGCTCTCATCTCTGCTTCCCTGTTCTTTGTTGACCCTGCACTTGCATTCAAGGTCCAATTCCCTAATCACTAACCGTTTCTGATCTGCTTCATAACTTTTGTTAACACTGAAGCTTGTTCAATTCAACCAGGGTGGAGGTCCATATGGCCAAGAGGTCACAAGGGGACAAGATCTCTCTGGCAAGGATTTCAGTGGAAAGACCCTCATCAAGCAAGACTTCAAAACGGTCcaacttcctttttcttttttctatttttttttttttagttaatggAGAATGTGGTTGTTCTGATGCAACTTACCTTTTGTTATATTGAATGTTACAGTCCATATTGAGACAAGCCAATTTTAAAGGTGCAAAGTTGTTAGGTGCTAGCTTCTTCGATGCTGATTTAACAGGTTTTCCTGCTGCTTACATGTGTATACTATAATGTTTCTTGAAACAGCACAAATACTTGTGTATTTACATTTTGTTCTCTGCCTATCTCTCTTGTTGTTGTCAGGTGCTGACCTTTCAGATGCTGATCTTAGAAGTGCAGATTTTTCATTGGCAAATGTCACAAAGGTAATGTAATTTTCTTCTACTGATTTGTACCCTTATTCAATCATCTGTCCCTTTGTTAAATCACTTATAAAAGAGATAAAATTACCAATAAATGCTATCAGATTCAACAAAAGGTAAGCAAATTAGGGTTTAGTATATAAGATTAAATGCAGATGAGTCAACTAGTATGGACTGTGGATTCTTCTGCAACTGCTGTTTTGTTAACTCTGCTTCCAGTCACATACCATTAACCcttctttttatttaattaaagctGAAAATTTGCTCTACTCTAAGTGATGGGTTTTTTGTTTCTTCAGTCATTTCACAATGTTGATCCTGTTGGCTTCTGCATGGCATGACCAATTTTTGTAGGCAAATTTAAGCAATGCTAACCTGGAAGGTGCACTTGCAACAGGAAATACATCTTTTAAAGGATCAAATATTACCGGAGCAGGTAAGTAATTGCATCACTTATCTATGATACACAACTATCTTGAACAGTTACCAAATTTTATTAGTCCTCTCCAAGAAACACTAATATCATCAAACTAGCAAGTTCTGTTTGGACTATATCTATGGTCATGCCTGTTGTATGCAACTgacttttgtgattaaaaatctaaaatataTAGAATCAGTAGGATGCCTGTTCCAAGTGTAGCTTAAAATTACTTAAGAATTCATACCTCAATATGCAGTTAAAAAAAACTTGCAGTAATTTTGGATACTCAACATGCAGTCTAGATGTTAGAGTATAGAGTAATATACTCATTAATGCAGTGCAAACTAGATGCATAAGTTGGGTTAAATAATAACCTTGTCTGTTATCTTGGTTGGAGCCAGATTTTACTGATGTGCCGCTAAGAGACGATCAACGCGAATATCTCTGCAAAGTTGCAGATGGGTAAAGACTTATGTTATTATACTTTAATCTCGTTTTATTTTCTGAACATGCTTCATCAGAGTCATCCATAACAGAATTTGTTACTGGTAACAGAGTGAACCCAACAACTGGAAATGCTACGCGAGATACATTGCTGTGCAATTAGTATTCCATTGCTGCGGAGTGAGGAGTATATATCTTGAATCAGAGGAGAGGGCTAGATCATGATGCTGCATACTGAACTGCaacttttgaatttgattttcgaCGAATAAAACTCCTTATTATACATATATGTTTTGTTAATTTTAGTAGTGTATAGTACATTGCATAAGTCAGCAACTCGAATTAGTGGGAAAAGACTTGGTTGTGGTTGTATAACATATAATatatatcatgcattcatagcaGAGGTTAATGTATTAGTCTTTTTGGTTAGCCATTTTCTATGTAGTTTTCATGGTAAAATTGTGCACTAGAAACACTTTTTTTTATAAGACAAATTTATGGTGGTACCATCTGAACCACGTGAAGGAGTTCATCCTAGCTTGGTCTGTCAGAAAAGGTTTCTGCACTATAACCATAGCTGAAGTTTGGGCTATCTATTAGGTTCTTTCATTCTTTGTATGAGTAAGGAACTTCAGTTGTAGGAAGTAGGAACGTCCACTGGAGTGTGATTCTAGATGATCATGGAGCTATTACCTTTACTTGTTTATTCTAACATAGAAATGATGGTGTGGCTGGTGATCATTGATTGGCAAGTAAATACTAGATGTATTAGATTTTTGTATGACACTGCAAATCTGGATCctataaaaataatgaatttggatcttctaaattttaaattttcattttagaggataaagtgtaatttctcatttttgaatggtttttctctcatattttctcttgatcccacctatgaaataaataGTGAGAGATTATACCTTATTctttaaagtaaaattcaaaatttagaggatctaaattcaaaaataataatgaataatGAAATAAAAGAGTAATCATTAGTGGATCAATAATTTTATTGCAATTAGTTCCTTACTTCCTTATCAAATAATCTAAACTGATTatattttttcacttttattatttttacaaaattttttattcactTTATAAGATCTCTAAAGTGGTGGTGGTATATGATGTACGAATACTGACACAGACACGGAATATGCTGATACGTCGAAGTTTAAAATTTTACATGATAtggggacacgcatacatataaaatataaagtattttttagataaattgtaatgatattttgatattttattgatattggatgatccctggtgtaattctataccaatagaaaattcctctgtcacaccaccttgagtcttcacactagttgtggcctcatcatacatgtctttaattgcacgaatatatgcgatccttaccaTCCTCTTTTCTAAAagcttccataagacctcccttggtaccctatcatacgctttttccaaatcaataaacaccatatgtagatcccttttattactacgatacctctccatcatcttTCTTAAAAGGTATaccgcttcagtggtagatctgcctggcatgaatccaaattggttctctgttacttgtgtctcttttctcaacctccgttctatcacccttttccATAACTTTatggtatgactcataagcttgatccctctatagtttccgtAACTTtatatatcccccttattcttgtagataggtaccaaggtgctctttctccattcatcaggcatcttctttgaccttaaaatctcattaaaaagcttggttaaccagttgatgcatttttctccaagacccttccaaaacctcaatcgggatattatcaggtcctactgccctgccatttttcatctgctttagagcctcttttacctcgaggTCTTGAAttcttcgatagtagtcaaagttttgatcttcttcccttgtacataatcgaccaaggctcggaagagtcttctgtccctcattaaataactcgtagaagtaactcttctacctttccttaatcttctcctcttgagccaacacctatccatccttatcctttatgcacttaacctgatacaaatttctcgttcttctttcacggctctttaCGATTCTATATAtgcctttttctccttcttttgtACCCAAAGActagtagagaccctcatatgctcttgttcttgcttcacttacagacacttttgtctctttcttagccgccttatatttttcccagttaTCTGCGTTatggcataaagaccactctttaaagcactccctttttatctttatcttttcttgtacactggCATTCCACCACcaagactccttgtctcttggtcttattcctttagattcaccaaagctttcttttactgttcttctaataacttctgccattttcctccacatctcttccgcaCTTCCAtttccatcccactttgcctcttctcctacccgtcttaggaagcttctttgttcctcacctttcatccgccaccaccttgtccttgggttcttcgta contains the following coding sequences:
- the LOC107631292 gene encoding thylakoid lumenal 15 kDa protein 1, chloroplastic translates to MALSLNILSLCSTSSSTSKPHIRTPTCHLAPFTLSFKQQQSSSQKLTFSLAESVSGATLAALISASLFFVDPALAFKGGGPYGQEVTRGQDLSGKDFSGKTLIKQDFKTSILRQANFKGAKLLGASFFDADLTGADLSDADLRSADFSLANVTKANLSNANLEGALATGNTSFKGSNITGADFTDVPLRDDQREYLCKVADGVNPTTGNATRDTLLCN